A DNA window from Phragmites australis chromosome 11, lpPhrAust1.1, whole genome shotgun sequence contains the following coding sequences:
- the LOC133885002 gene encoding paired amphipathic helix protein Sin3-like 6 isoform X3 yields the protein MIQKMAPPDEPRGDNDRLKRALETHSMESVRFLILAKEELGDYAYSYLIKTVQEIVEQCSSNPDGGITVEKCEEILSEVFVDRTRLLNSFHHFLEARDPFHDDLQLVPNPVSFLAKVKASPYISNEDYNDLLTTLCQFGTTRTMTVEDVYNKVKRVMHQCPEFIEIFKTYLPPHLRLPLPNEQSCRSPKTSPAVKAVLSFTPDATHSLDGIRVKATNIMNKVSQPEYHHDQNPKSVEFSFRQEPTQRIPYSVRMPRKGGNGESLHAEEDEGDKMDPLPDWSPSRANDLPPKVDLNICTPCTPRYHLLPENCITLQSSYRTELGRSIFNDTLVSVTSGREDCFKFRTKNLYEENIFKCEDDMFESDMLLQRFIATADFIRNLQDRVDSDMKIQEHLTPLHRRCIEQLYDDRGLDMLDALSETDSTSGTLALLHYRLNQKIEDLSEARSSLNKTCSSIISYNYYRSLDHRSSSFKQLDNRRMSPKALLAEAKEINMTRLNDGDKHLSSACNKQSRLISEGLLDHSNLHIHEDIHSIVCYAFKTWCPSEHKPRGGCLGNTSNKSTSIHDGCKAEIEEGEFIPDIENIELDSMLGLGNDVAAPNGDVSSFQCQGHSICDHGNKSEVHHESREGSNVEMGSLAYSKRIAELRDVKGGIPCCSLVVLCRLNQILYERLLVAKVLSREASAKALPRGSRTCDLYAEFQEELFKLIDRSTDNSKFEEYCLNFLGPGSYILFTLDKLISLVIKQLCRICPTDEDNMLIQLNEKVRRRNLSEDLLRHQNARSSPAHQTNGSLEQDPKEGWKGGNPLDDTVKLTQNHFQRRKRRKMENGAAS from the exons ATGATCCAGAAAATGGCGCCTCCCGACGAGCCCCGTGGTGACAACGATCGGCTCAAAAGGGCGCTGGAGACGCACAGCATGGAGTCCGTGCGGTTCCTCATCCTTGCTAAGGAGGAACTCGGCGACTACGCATACAGTTACCTCATCAAGACCGTACAAGAGATTGTGGAACAATG CAGTTCAAATCCTGATGGCGGAATCACGGTCGAAAAATGCGAAGAGATTCTGTCAGAAGTGTTTGTTGACCGGACTCGGCTCCTAAACAGTTTCCATCACTTCCTCGAAGCGCGTGATCCCTTCCACGACGACCTGCAGCTTGTACCGAATCCAGTATCTTTCCTTGCGAAAGTGAAG GCATCCCCTTATATATCAAATGAAGATTATAATGATTTACTGACCACCCTGTGCCAGTTTGGGACCACAAGGACCATGACCGTTGAAGATGTTTACAACAAG GTGAAGAGAGTCATGCATCAGTGTCCCGAGTTTATAGAAATCTTCAAAACTTATCTGCCTCCTCACCTAAGGTTGCCTCTACCAAATGAGCAATCCTGCAGAAGTCCAAAGACTAGTCCTGCAGTCAAG GCGGTTTTAAGCTTTACTCCAGATGCCACTCATAGCTTGGATGGTATCCGAGTGAAAGCAACCAATATCATGAATAAAGTGTCTCAACCTGAGTATCACCACGACCAAAACCCTAAAAGCGTAGAGTTCAGTTTCAGGCAGGAACCAACTCAGAGGATCCCTTACTCTGTTCGAATGCCTAGAAAGGGAG GTAATGGAGAATCACTTCATGCAGAAGAGGATGAGGGGGACAAGATGGATCCTTTGCCAGATTGGAGTCCCTCAAGAGCAAACGATTTACCCCCCAAAGTGGATCTCAATATTTGCACACCTTGCACTCCTAGATATCACCTTCTACCGGAGAAT TGCATAACACTTCAATCAAGTTACCGGACTGAACTGGGAAGGTCGATTTTTAACGACACATTGGTTTCTGTTACCTCTGGGCGTGAGGATTGCTTTAAATTCAGAACTAAAAATCTATATGAAGAAAACATTTTCAAGTGTGAAGATGACAT GTTTGAGAGTGACATGCTGTTGCAGCGCTTCATAGCAACTGCTGACTTTATTAGAAATCTCCAAGACCGTGTTGACAGCGACATGAAAATTCAAGAGCATTTAACTC CCTTACATAGAAGGTGCATTGAACAGTTATATGATGATCGTGGCCTCGACATGCTTGATGCTCTGTCGGAGACTGATAGTACCAGTGGAACTCTTGCACTTCTGCATTATCGTTTAAATCAGAAGATAGAAGATTTGTCAGAGGCACGGTCATCTTTGAATAAAACATGCTCAAGTATTATTTCCTATAATTACTACAGATCACTTGATCATCGCAGCTCCTCCTTCAAACAATTGGACAATAGGAGGATGAGCCCAAAAG CTTTGCTTGCTGAAGCCAAAGAAATCAATATGACAAGGTTGAATGATGGAGATAAACATCTTTCTTCTGCTTGCAACAAGCAATCTCGTTTGATTTCTGAAGGTTTACTTGATCATAGCAATCTTCACATCCATGAGGACATACACAGCATAGTTTGTTATGCATTCAAGACATGGTGTCCTTCTGAACATAAGCCG AGAGGTGGATGTCTTGGAAACACGTCTAATAAGTCTACTTCTATACACGATGGTTGTAAGGCAGAGATTGAGGAGGGTGAATTCATACCAGATATCGAAAACATCGAGTTGGACTCCATGCTTGGGCTTGGGAATGATGTTGCTGCTCCCAATGGAGATGTGTCGAGTTTTCAGTGCCAAGGTCATAGTATTTGTGACCATGGTAATAAATCTGAAGTGCATCACGAATCAAGAGAAGGCTCCAATGTTGAAATGGGCAGTTTAGCATATTCCAAAAGAATAGCTGAACTGCGTGATGTAAAAGGCGGCATACCTTGTTGTTCTCTGGTTGTGCTCTGCAGGCTTAACCAG ATTTTGTATGAGAGACTACTAGTCGCTAAGGTTCTTTCAAGAGAAGCAAGTGCTAAAGCTCTCCCGAGAGGTTCACGCACCTGTGATTTATATGCAGA GTTTCAGGAGGAACTCTTTAAGCTGATTGATAGATCTACTGACAATTCCAAATTTGAGGAGTACTGCCTGAATTTCCTTGGGCCGGGATCATATATACTGTTTACTCTAGATAAGCTGATAAGTCTAGTTATCAAGCAG CTTTGCAGAATTTGCCCAACTGATGAAGACAACATGCTTATTCAGCTCAATGAGAAAGTGAGAAGACGGAACCTATCTGAAGATTTATTACGCCATCAAAATGCAAGAAGC TCTCCAGCTCATCAAACAAATGGGTCACTGGAGCAAGATCCAAAGGAGGGATGGAAAGGTGGCAATCCTCTTGACGATACTGTTAAACTGACGCAAAACCATTTTCAGAGAAG GAAAAGGCGCAAGATGGAGAACGGTGCAGCGAGCTGA
- the LOC133885002 gene encoding uncharacterized protein LOC133885002 isoform X2, giving the protein MIQKMAPPDEPRGDNDRLKRALETHSMESVRFLILAKEELGDYAYSYLIKTVQEIVEQCSNPDGGITVEKCEEILSEVFVDRTRLLNSFHHFLEARDPFHDDLQLVPNPVSFLAKVKASPYISNEDYNDLLTTLCQFGTTRTMTVEDVYNKVKRVMHQCPEFIEIFKTYLPPHLRLPLPNEQSCRSPKTSPAVKAVLSFTPDATHSLDGIRVKATNIMNKVSQPEYHHDQNPKSVEFSFRQEPTQRIPYSVRMPRKGGNGESLHAEEDEGDKMDPLPDWSPSRANDLPPKVDLNICTPCTPRYHLLPENCITLQSSYRTELGRSIFNDTLVSVTSGREDCFKFRTKNLYEENIFKCEDDMFESDMLLQRFIATADFIRNLQDRVDSDMKIQEHLTPLHRRCIEQLYDDRGLDMLDALSETDSTSGTLALLHYRLNQKIEDLSEARSSLNKTCSSIISYNYYRSLDHRSSSFKQLDNRRMSPKALLAEAKEINMTRLNDGDKHLSSACNKQSRLISEGLLDHSNLHIHEDIHSIVCYAFKTWCPSEHKPVMIWTKLVQPFVSVSCKMPELNGTVAPKEACERCGLSRTFLRSIPNALLANNFPLSSKRGGCLGNTSNKSTSIHDGCKAEIEEGEFIPDIENIELDSMLGLGNDVAAPNGDVSSFQCQGHSICDHGNKSEVHHESREGSNVEMGSLAYSKRIAELRDVKGGIPCCSLVVLCRLNQILYERLLVAKVLSREASAKALPRGSRTCDLYAEFQEELFKLIDRSTDNSKFEEYCLNFLGPGSYILFTLDKLISLVIKQLCRICPTDEDNMLIQLNEKVRRRNLSEDLLRHQNARSSPAHQTNGSLEQDPKEGWKGGNPLDDTVKLTQNHFQRRKRRKMENGAAS; this is encoded by the exons ATGATCCAGAAAATGGCGCCTCCCGACGAGCCCCGTGGTGACAACGATCGGCTCAAAAGGGCGCTGGAGACGCACAGCATGGAGTCCGTGCGGTTCCTCATCCTTGCTAAGGAGGAACTCGGCGACTACGCATACAGTTACCTCATCAAGACCGTACAAGAGATTGTGGAACAATG TTCAAATCCTGATGGCGGAATCACGGTCGAAAAATGCGAAGAGATTCTGTCAGAAGTGTTTGTTGACCGGACTCGGCTCCTAAACAGTTTCCATCACTTCCTCGAAGCGCGTGATCCCTTCCACGACGACCTGCAGCTTGTACCGAATCCAGTATCTTTCCTTGCGAAAGTGAAG GCATCCCCTTATATATCAAATGAAGATTATAATGATTTACTGACCACCCTGTGCCAGTTTGGGACCACAAGGACCATGACCGTTGAAGATGTTTACAACAAG GTGAAGAGAGTCATGCATCAGTGTCCCGAGTTTATAGAAATCTTCAAAACTTATCTGCCTCCTCACCTAAGGTTGCCTCTACCAAATGAGCAATCCTGCAGAAGTCCAAAGACTAGTCCTGCAGTCAAG GCGGTTTTAAGCTTTACTCCAGATGCCACTCATAGCTTGGATGGTATCCGAGTGAAAGCAACCAATATCATGAATAAAGTGTCTCAACCTGAGTATCACCACGACCAAAACCCTAAAAGCGTAGAGTTCAGTTTCAGGCAGGAACCAACTCAGAGGATCCCTTACTCTGTTCGAATGCCTAGAAAGGGAG GTAATGGAGAATCACTTCATGCAGAAGAGGATGAGGGGGACAAGATGGATCCTTTGCCAGATTGGAGTCCCTCAAGAGCAAACGATTTACCCCCCAAAGTGGATCTCAATATTTGCACACCTTGCACTCCTAGATATCACCTTCTACCGGAGAAT TGCATAACACTTCAATCAAGTTACCGGACTGAACTGGGAAGGTCGATTTTTAACGACACATTGGTTTCTGTTACCTCTGGGCGTGAGGATTGCTTTAAATTCAGAACTAAAAATCTATATGAAGAAAACATTTTCAAGTGTGAAGATGACAT GTTTGAGAGTGACATGCTGTTGCAGCGCTTCATAGCAACTGCTGACTTTATTAGAAATCTCCAAGACCGTGTTGACAGCGACATGAAAATTCAAGAGCATTTAACTC CCTTACATAGAAGGTGCATTGAACAGTTATATGATGATCGTGGCCTCGACATGCTTGATGCTCTGTCGGAGACTGATAGTACCAGTGGAACTCTTGCACTTCTGCATTATCGTTTAAATCAGAAGATAGAAGATTTGTCAGAGGCACGGTCATCTTTGAATAAAACATGCTCAAGTATTATTTCCTATAATTACTACAGATCACTTGATCATCGCAGCTCCTCCTTCAAACAATTGGACAATAGGAGGATGAGCCCAAAAG CTTTGCTTGCTGAAGCCAAAGAAATCAATATGACAAGGTTGAATGATGGAGATAAACATCTTTCTTCTGCTTGCAACAAGCAATCTCGTTTGATTTCTGAAGGTTTACTTGATCATAGCAATCTTCACATCCATGAGGACATACACAGCATAGTTTGTTATGCATTCAAGACATGGTGTCCTTCTGAACATAAGCCGGTGATGATTTGGACAAAATTAGTTCAGCCATTTGTTTCTGTTAGTTGTAAAATGCCAGAGTTGAATGGAACTGTAGCTCCCAAAGAAGCTTGTGAACGTTGTGGTCTCAGCAGAACTTTTCTCAGGAGCATCCCTAATGCTTTGCTTGCTAATAATTTTCCTTTATCTTCAAAg AGAGGTGGATGTCTTGGAAACACGTCTAATAAGTCTACTTCTATACACGATGGTTGTAAGGCAGAGATTGAGGAGGGTGAATTCATACCAGATATCGAAAACATCGAGTTGGACTCCATGCTTGGGCTTGGGAATGATGTTGCTGCTCCCAATGGAGATGTGTCGAGTTTTCAGTGCCAAGGTCATAGTATTTGTGACCATGGTAATAAATCTGAAGTGCATCACGAATCAAGAGAAGGCTCCAATGTTGAAATGGGCAGTTTAGCATATTCCAAAAGAATAGCTGAACTGCGTGATGTAAAAGGCGGCATACCTTGTTGTTCTCTGGTTGTGCTCTGCAGGCTTAACCAG ATTTTGTATGAGAGACTACTAGTCGCTAAGGTTCTTTCAAGAGAAGCAAGTGCTAAAGCTCTCCCGAGAGGTTCACGCACCTGTGATTTATATGCAGA GTTTCAGGAGGAACTCTTTAAGCTGATTGATAGATCTACTGACAATTCCAAATTTGAGGAGTACTGCCTGAATTTCCTTGGGCCGGGATCATATATACTGTTTACTCTAGATAAGCTGATAAGTCTAGTTATCAAGCAG CTTTGCAGAATTTGCCCAACTGATGAAGACAACATGCTTATTCAGCTCAATGAGAAAGTGAGAAGACGGAACCTATCTGAAGATTTATTACGCCATCAAAATGCAAGAAGC TCTCCAGCTCATCAAACAAATGGGTCACTGGAGCAAGATCCAAAGGAGGGATGGAAAGGTGGCAATCCTCTTGACGATACTGTTAAACTGACGCAAAACCATTTTCAGAGAAG GAAAAGGCGCAAGATGGAGAACGGTGCAGCGAGCTGA
- the LOC133885002 gene encoding uncharacterized protein LOC133885002 isoform X4, with protein sequence MIQKMAPPDEILSEVFVDRTRLLNSFHHFLEARDPFHDDLQLVPNPVSFLAKVKASPYISNEDYNDLLTTLCQFGTTRTMTVEDVYNKVKRVMHQCPEFIEIFKTYLPPHLRLPLPNEQSCRSPKTSPAVKAVLSFTPDATHSLDGIRVKATNIMNKVSQPEYHHDQNPKSVEFSFRQEPTQRIPYSVRMPRKGGNGESLHAEEDEGDKMDPLPDWSPSRANDLPPKVDLNICTPCTPRYHLLPENCITLQSSYRTELGRSIFNDTLVSVTSGREDCFKFRTKNLYEENIFKCEDDMFESDMLLQRFIATADFIRNLQDRVDSDMKIQEHLTPLHRRCIEQLYDDRGLDMLDALSETDSTSGTLALLHYRLNQKIEDLSEARSSLNKTCSSIISYNYYRSLDHRSSSFKQLDNRRMSPKALLAEAKEINMTRLNDGDKHLSSACNKQSRLISEGLLDHSNLHIHEDIHSIVCYAFKTWCPSEHKPVMIWTKLVQPFVSVSCKMPELNGTVAPKEACERCGLSRTFLRSIPNALLANNFPLSSKRGGCLGNTSNKSTSIHDGCKAEIEEGEFIPDIENIELDSMLGLGNDVAAPNGDVSSFQCQGHSICDHGNKSEVHHESREGSNVEMGSLAYSKRIAELRDVKGGIPCCSLVVLCRLNQILYERLLVAKVLSREASAKALPRGSRTCDLYAEFQEELFKLIDRSTDNSKFEEYCLNFLGPGSYILFTLDKLISLVIKQLCRICPTDEDNMLIQLNEKVRRRNLSEDLLRHQNARSSPAHQTNGSLEQDPKEGWKGGNPLDDTVKLTQNHFQRRKRRKMENGAAS encoded by the exons ATGATCCAGAAAATGGCGCCTCCCGACGAG ATTCTGTCAGAAGTGTTTGTTGACCGGACTCGGCTCCTAAACAGTTTCCATCACTTCCTCGAAGCGCGTGATCCCTTCCACGACGACCTGCAGCTTGTACCGAATCCAGTATCTTTCCTTGCGAAAGTGAAG GCATCCCCTTATATATCAAATGAAGATTATAATGATTTACTGACCACCCTGTGCCAGTTTGGGACCACAAGGACCATGACCGTTGAAGATGTTTACAACAAG GTGAAGAGAGTCATGCATCAGTGTCCCGAGTTTATAGAAATCTTCAAAACTTATCTGCCTCCTCACCTAAGGTTGCCTCTACCAAATGAGCAATCCTGCAGAAGTCCAAAGACTAGTCCTGCAGTCAAG GCGGTTTTAAGCTTTACTCCAGATGCCACTCATAGCTTGGATGGTATCCGAGTGAAAGCAACCAATATCATGAATAAAGTGTCTCAACCTGAGTATCACCACGACCAAAACCCTAAAAGCGTAGAGTTCAGTTTCAGGCAGGAACCAACTCAGAGGATCCCTTACTCTGTTCGAATGCCTAGAAAGGGAG GTAATGGAGAATCACTTCATGCAGAAGAGGATGAGGGGGACAAGATGGATCCTTTGCCAGATTGGAGTCCCTCAAGAGCAAACGATTTACCCCCCAAAGTGGATCTCAATATTTGCACACCTTGCACTCCTAGATATCACCTTCTACCGGAGAAT TGCATAACACTTCAATCAAGTTACCGGACTGAACTGGGAAGGTCGATTTTTAACGACACATTGGTTTCTGTTACCTCTGGGCGTGAGGATTGCTTTAAATTCAGAACTAAAAATCTATATGAAGAAAACATTTTCAAGTGTGAAGATGACAT GTTTGAGAGTGACATGCTGTTGCAGCGCTTCATAGCAACTGCTGACTTTATTAGAAATCTCCAAGACCGTGTTGACAGCGACATGAAAATTCAAGAGCATTTAACTC CCTTACATAGAAGGTGCATTGAACAGTTATATGATGATCGTGGCCTCGACATGCTTGATGCTCTGTCGGAGACTGATAGTACCAGTGGAACTCTTGCACTTCTGCATTATCGTTTAAATCAGAAGATAGAAGATTTGTCAGAGGCACGGTCATCTTTGAATAAAACATGCTCAAGTATTATTTCCTATAATTACTACAGATCACTTGATCATCGCAGCTCCTCCTTCAAACAATTGGACAATAGGAGGATGAGCCCAAAAG CTTTGCTTGCTGAAGCCAAAGAAATCAATATGACAAGGTTGAATGATGGAGATAAACATCTTTCTTCTGCTTGCAACAAGCAATCTCGTTTGATTTCTGAAGGTTTACTTGATCATAGCAATCTTCACATCCATGAGGACATACACAGCATAGTTTGTTATGCATTCAAGACATGGTGTCCTTCTGAACATAAGCCGGTGATGATTTGGACAAAATTAGTTCAGCCATTTGTTTCTGTTAGTTGTAAAATGCCAGAGTTGAATGGAACTGTAGCTCCCAAAGAAGCTTGTGAACGTTGTGGTCTCAGCAGAACTTTTCTCAGGAGCATCCCTAATGCTTTGCTTGCTAATAATTTTCCTTTATCTTCAAAg AGAGGTGGATGTCTTGGAAACACGTCTAATAAGTCTACTTCTATACACGATGGTTGTAAGGCAGAGATTGAGGAGGGTGAATTCATACCAGATATCGAAAACATCGAGTTGGACTCCATGCTTGGGCTTGGGAATGATGTTGCTGCTCCCAATGGAGATGTGTCGAGTTTTCAGTGCCAAGGTCATAGTATTTGTGACCATGGTAATAAATCTGAAGTGCATCACGAATCAAGAGAAGGCTCCAATGTTGAAATGGGCAGTTTAGCATATTCCAAAAGAATAGCTGAACTGCGTGATGTAAAAGGCGGCATACCTTGTTGTTCTCTGGTTGTGCTCTGCAGGCTTAACCAG ATTTTGTATGAGAGACTACTAGTCGCTAAGGTTCTTTCAAGAGAAGCAAGTGCTAAAGCTCTCCCGAGAGGTTCACGCACCTGTGATTTATATGCAGA GTTTCAGGAGGAACTCTTTAAGCTGATTGATAGATCTACTGACAATTCCAAATTTGAGGAGTACTGCCTGAATTTCCTTGGGCCGGGATCATATATACTGTTTACTCTAGATAAGCTGATAAGTCTAGTTATCAAGCAG CTTTGCAGAATTTGCCCAACTGATGAAGACAACATGCTTATTCAGCTCAATGAGAAAGTGAGAAGACGGAACCTATCTGAAGATTTATTACGCCATCAAAATGCAAGAAGC TCTCCAGCTCATCAAACAAATGGGTCACTGGAGCAAGATCCAAAGGAGGGATGGAAAGGTGGCAATCCTCTTGACGATACTGTTAAACTGACGCAAAACCATTTTCAGAGAAG GAAAAGGCGCAAGATGGAGAACGGTGCAGCGAGCTGA
- the LOC133885002 gene encoding uncharacterized protein LOC133885002 isoform X1 encodes MIQKMAPPDEPRGDNDRLKRALETHSMESVRFLILAKEELGDYAYSYLIKTVQEIVEQCSSNPDGGITVEKCEEILSEVFVDRTRLLNSFHHFLEARDPFHDDLQLVPNPVSFLAKVKASPYISNEDYNDLLTTLCQFGTTRTMTVEDVYNKVKRVMHQCPEFIEIFKTYLPPHLRLPLPNEQSCRSPKTSPAVKAVLSFTPDATHSLDGIRVKATNIMNKVSQPEYHHDQNPKSVEFSFRQEPTQRIPYSVRMPRKGGNGESLHAEEDEGDKMDPLPDWSPSRANDLPPKVDLNICTPCTPRYHLLPENCITLQSSYRTELGRSIFNDTLVSVTSGREDCFKFRTKNLYEENIFKCEDDMFESDMLLQRFIATADFIRNLQDRVDSDMKIQEHLTPLHRRCIEQLYDDRGLDMLDALSETDSTSGTLALLHYRLNQKIEDLSEARSSLNKTCSSIISYNYYRSLDHRSSSFKQLDNRRMSPKALLAEAKEINMTRLNDGDKHLSSACNKQSRLISEGLLDHSNLHIHEDIHSIVCYAFKTWCPSEHKPVMIWTKLVQPFVSVSCKMPELNGTVAPKEACERCGLSRTFLRSIPNALLANNFPLSSKRGGCLGNTSNKSTSIHDGCKAEIEEGEFIPDIENIELDSMLGLGNDVAAPNGDVSSFQCQGHSICDHGNKSEVHHESREGSNVEMGSLAYSKRIAELRDVKGGIPCCSLVVLCRLNQILYERLLVAKVLSREASAKALPRGSRTCDLYAEFQEELFKLIDRSTDNSKFEEYCLNFLGPGSYILFTLDKLISLVIKQLCRICPTDEDNMLIQLNEKVRRRNLSEDLLRHQNARSSPAHQTNGSLEQDPKEGWKGGNPLDDTVKLTQNHFQRRKRRKMENGAAS; translated from the exons ATGATCCAGAAAATGGCGCCTCCCGACGAGCCCCGTGGTGACAACGATCGGCTCAAAAGGGCGCTGGAGACGCACAGCATGGAGTCCGTGCGGTTCCTCATCCTTGCTAAGGAGGAACTCGGCGACTACGCATACAGTTACCTCATCAAGACCGTACAAGAGATTGTGGAACAATG CAGTTCAAATCCTGATGGCGGAATCACGGTCGAAAAATGCGAAGAGATTCTGTCAGAAGTGTTTGTTGACCGGACTCGGCTCCTAAACAGTTTCCATCACTTCCTCGAAGCGCGTGATCCCTTCCACGACGACCTGCAGCTTGTACCGAATCCAGTATCTTTCCTTGCGAAAGTGAAG GCATCCCCTTATATATCAAATGAAGATTATAATGATTTACTGACCACCCTGTGCCAGTTTGGGACCACAAGGACCATGACCGTTGAAGATGTTTACAACAAG GTGAAGAGAGTCATGCATCAGTGTCCCGAGTTTATAGAAATCTTCAAAACTTATCTGCCTCCTCACCTAAGGTTGCCTCTACCAAATGAGCAATCCTGCAGAAGTCCAAAGACTAGTCCTGCAGTCAAG GCGGTTTTAAGCTTTACTCCAGATGCCACTCATAGCTTGGATGGTATCCGAGTGAAAGCAACCAATATCATGAATAAAGTGTCTCAACCTGAGTATCACCACGACCAAAACCCTAAAAGCGTAGAGTTCAGTTTCAGGCAGGAACCAACTCAGAGGATCCCTTACTCTGTTCGAATGCCTAGAAAGGGAG GTAATGGAGAATCACTTCATGCAGAAGAGGATGAGGGGGACAAGATGGATCCTTTGCCAGATTGGAGTCCCTCAAGAGCAAACGATTTACCCCCCAAAGTGGATCTCAATATTTGCACACCTTGCACTCCTAGATATCACCTTCTACCGGAGAAT TGCATAACACTTCAATCAAGTTACCGGACTGAACTGGGAAGGTCGATTTTTAACGACACATTGGTTTCTGTTACCTCTGGGCGTGAGGATTGCTTTAAATTCAGAACTAAAAATCTATATGAAGAAAACATTTTCAAGTGTGAAGATGACAT GTTTGAGAGTGACATGCTGTTGCAGCGCTTCATAGCAACTGCTGACTTTATTAGAAATCTCCAAGACCGTGTTGACAGCGACATGAAAATTCAAGAGCATTTAACTC CCTTACATAGAAGGTGCATTGAACAGTTATATGATGATCGTGGCCTCGACATGCTTGATGCTCTGTCGGAGACTGATAGTACCAGTGGAACTCTTGCACTTCTGCATTATCGTTTAAATCAGAAGATAGAAGATTTGTCAGAGGCACGGTCATCTTTGAATAAAACATGCTCAAGTATTATTTCCTATAATTACTACAGATCACTTGATCATCGCAGCTCCTCCTTCAAACAATTGGACAATAGGAGGATGAGCCCAAAAG CTTTGCTTGCTGAAGCCAAAGAAATCAATATGACAAGGTTGAATGATGGAGATAAACATCTTTCTTCTGCTTGCAACAAGCAATCTCGTTTGATTTCTGAAGGTTTACTTGATCATAGCAATCTTCACATCCATGAGGACATACACAGCATAGTTTGTTATGCATTCAAGACATGGTGTCCTTCTGAACATAAGCCGGTGATGATTTGGACAAAATTAGTTCAGCCATTTGTTTCTGTTAGTTGTAAAATGCCAGAGTTGAATGGAACTGTAGCTCCCAAAGAAGCTTGTGAACGTTGTGGTCTCAGCAGAACTTTTCTCAGGAGCATCCCTAATGCTTTGCTTGCTAATAATTTTCCTTTATCTTCAAAg AGAGGTGGATGTCTTGGAAACACGTCTAATAAGTCTACTTCTATACACGATGGTTGTAAGGCAGAGATTGAGGAGGGTGAATTCATACCAGATATCGAAAACATCGAGTTGGACTCCATGCTTGGGCTTGGGAATGATGTTGCTGCTCCCAATGGAGATGTGTCGAGTTTTCAGTGCCAAGGTCATAGTATTTGTGACCATGGTAATAAATCTGAAGTGCATCACGAATCAAGAGAAGGCTCCAATGTTGAAATGGGCAGTTTAGCATATTCCAAAAGAATAGCTGAACTGCGTGATGTAAAAGGCGGCATACCTTGTTGTTCTCTGGTTGTGCTCTGCAGGCTTAACCAG ATTTTGTATGAGAGACTACTAGTCGCTAAGGTTCTTTCAAGAGAAGCAAGTGCTAAAGCTCTCCCGAGAGGTTCACGCACCTGTGATTTATATGCAGA GTTTCAGGAGGAACTCTTTAAGCTGATTGATAGATCTACTGACAATTCCAAATTTGAGGAGTACTGCCTGAATTTCCTTGGGCCGGGATCATATATACTGTTTACTCTAGATAAGCTGATAAGTCTAGTTATCAAGCAG CTTTGCAGAATTTGCCCAACTGATGAAGACAACATGCTTATTCAGCTCAATGAGAAAGTGAGAAGACGGAACCTATCTGAAGATTTATTACGCCATCAAAATGCAAGAAGC TCTCCAGCTCATCAAACAAATGGGTCACTGGAGCAAGATCCAAAGGAGGGATGGAAAGGTGGCAATCCTCTTGACGATACTGTTAAACTGACGCAAAACCATTTTCAGAGAAG GAAAAGGCGCAAGATGGAGAACGGTGCAGCGAGCTGA